Proteins encoded by one window of Gordonia jinghuaiqii:
- the pyk gene encoding pyruvate kinase has translation MTRRTKIVCTLGPATASDERLKELVECGMDVARMNFSHGTHEDHAAVYARVRKASDATEKAVGVLADLQGPKIRLGRFDGCDGSTVWETGDEVRITVDDVEGTHDRVSTTYKQLAEDANAGDRLLVDDGKVGLTVSSIDGNDVVCTVTEGGPVSNNKGLSLPGMSVSVPAMSEKDIADLEFALELGVDLVALSFVRGPSDIELVHEVMDRVGRRVPVIAKLEKPEAIDNLEAIVLAFDAIMVARGDLGVELPLEQVPLVQKRAIQMARENAKPVIVATQMLDSMIENSRPTRAEASDVANAVLDGADAVMLSGETSVGKFPMETVRTMDRICRAVETGPRDVPPLSHVPRTKRGVISYAARDIGERLEVKALVAFTQSGDTVRRLARLHSRLPLLAFTPTQAVRSQLALSWGTETFIVDHVDTTDHMIDQVDHQLLRIGRLAEGDVVVIVAGAPPGTVGSTNLIHVHRIGEQDH, from the coding sequence GTGACACGCCGAACCAAGATTGTCTGCACCCTGGGCCCGGCCACCGCCAGCGACGAGCGTCTCAAAGAGCTCGTCGAGTGCGGTATGGATGTGGCCCGGATGAACTTCAGCCACGGTACGCATGAGGACCATGCGGCCGTCTACGCGCGCGTCCGCAAGGCCTCGGACGCGACGGAGAAGGCCGTCGGCGTCCTCGCCGATCTCCAGGGGCCCAAGATCCGCCTCGGCCGTTTCGACGGCTGCGACGGTTCGACGGTGTGGGAGACCGGTGATGAGGTGCGGATCACCGTCGACGACGTCGAAGGCACCCATGACCGGGTCTCGACCACCTACAAGCAGCTCGCCGAAGACGCCAACGCCGGTGACCGACTCCTCGTCGACGACGGCAAGGTCGGTCTGACGGTGTCCTCGATCGACGGCAACGACGTGGTCTGCACGGTCACCGAGGGCGGACCGGTCAGCAACAACAAGGGTCTGTCCCTGCCGGGTATGAGCGTTTCGGTGCCCGCGATGTCGGAGAAGGACATCGCCGACCTCGAATTCGCCCTCGAGCTGGGCGTCGACCTGGTCGCCCTGTCGTTCGTCCGCGGTCCGTCCGACATCGAACTGGTCCACGAGGTCATGGATCGTGTCGGGCGTCGTGTGCCGGTCATCGCCAAACTCGAGAAGCCCGAGGCCATCGACAACCTCGAGGCCATCGTGCTGGCCTTCGACGCGATCATGGTGGCCCGTGGCGACCTGGGCGTCGAGCTGCCGCTCGAGCAGGTTCCGCTGGTGCAGAAGCGTGCCATCCAGATGGCGCGCGAGAACGCCAAGCCGGTGATCGTGGCGACCCAGATGCTCGACTCGATGATCGAGAACTCGCGCCCGACCCGCGCGGAGGCCTCCGACGTCGCCAACGCCGTGCTCGACGGCGCAGACGCGGTCATGCTCTCGGGGGAGACCTCGGTGGGCAAGTTCCCGATGGAGACCGTGCGCACGATGGATCGCATCTGCCGGGCCGTGGAGACCGGGCCGCGGGATGTGCCGCCGCTGTCGCATGTGCCGCGCACCAAGCGCGGTGTCATCTCCTACGCCGCGCGCGACATCGGTGAGCGGCTCGAGGTGAAGGCCCTCGTCGCGTTCACCCAGTCCGGCGACACCGTCCGCCGACTCGCACGGCTGCACTCACGCCTGCCGCTGCTGGCGTTCACCCCGACGCAGGCGGTGCGCAGCCAGCTCGCGCTGAGCTGGGGGACCGAGACCTTCATCGTCGACCATGTCGACACCACCGATCACATGATCGATCAGGTCGACCATCAGCTGTTGCGTATCGGTCGTCTCGCCGAAGGTGACGTCGTGGTCATCGTCGCCGGCGCGCCGCCCGGCACCGTGGGCTCGACCAACCTCATCCACGTTCACCGCATCGGCGAACAGGACCACTGA
- a CDS encoding glutamate synthase subunit beta, which produces MADPRGFLEIPKKEAKYRPVAERVQDWDDVYEHADNPIKVLGEVSTQARRCMDCGIPFCHSGTAGCPLGNLIPEWNDLVRRGRWDAASSRLHATNNFPEFTGMVCPAPCESACVLSISEQATGGSVTIKRIEKTIAYESWAEGVIGPEPPESRTGKSVGVVGSGPAGLAAAQQLTRAGHDVTVYERDDRLGGLLRYGIPEYKLQKSDIDRRIAQMRAEGTEFVTNCDVGVELTVADLNARHDAVVLAIGAMEARDNPVPGRELNGVHLAMEHLVPANKECEGDGPSPVTAAGKNVVIIGGGDTGADCLGTAHRQGAASVVQLDYNPELPGERDDERSPWPTWPLVMRTSSAHAEGGERMHQVAVQRFVGDADGNVTALVLAEVEIRRDADGRREITPVGEEFEIPCELALFAIGFAGVERSELLTDMGIEPNKRGAITCGSDWQTDAEGVFVCGDAHRGASLVVWAIAEGRSAARAVDEFLVGESDLPSPVRPASLPLSVR; this is translated from the coding sequence GTGGCTGATCCACGCGGATTCCTGGAAATCCCGAAGAAGGAAGCGAAGTACCGTCCGGTCGCCGAACGCGTCCAGGACTGGGACGACGTCTACGAGCACGCCGACAACCCGATCAAGGTGCTCGGCGAGGTCAGCACCCAGGCCCGGCGCTGCATGGACTGCGGTATCCCGTTCTGCCACTCCGGAACCGCCGGCTGTCCGCTGGGCAATCTGATCCCCGAGTGGAACGACCTGGTCCGGCGCGGACGGTGGGACGCGGCGAGCAGCCGCCTGCATGCCACCAACAATTTCCCGGAGTTCACCGGGATGGTGTGCCCCGCGCCGTGTGAGTCGGCGTGTGTGCTGTCGATCTCCGAGCAGGCCACCGGCGGCAGTGTGACCATCAAACGCATCGAGAAGACCATCGCCTACGAGTCGTGGGCCGAAGGCGTCATCGGCCCCGAGCCGCCCGAGTCGAGGACCGGCAAATCGGTCGGTGTCGTCGGCTCGGGCCCGGCCGGACTCGCTGCGGCACAACAGCTGACCCGCGCCGGTCACGACGTGACCGTCTACGAGCGCGACGACCGCCTCGGTGGTCTGCTCCGTTACGGCATCCCCGAGTACAAGCTGCAGAAGTCCGACATCGACCGTCGGATCGCCCAGATGCGCGCCGAGGGAACGGAATTCGTGACCAACTGCGACGTCGGCGTCGAGCTCACGGTTGCCGACCTGAACGCCCGGCACGACGCGGTGGTCCTGGCAATCGGCGCCATGGAGGCCCGCGACAACCCGGTCCCCGGTCGGGAACTGAACGGGGTCCATCTGGCGATGGAGCATCTCGTGCCGGCCAACAAGGAATGCGAGGGCGACGGACCGTCGCCGGTCACCGCGGCGGGCAAGAACGTGGTGATCATCGGCGGCGGCGACACCGGTGCCGACTGTCTGGGCACCGCGCACCGTCAGGGCGCGGCGTCGGTGGTGCAACTGGACTACAACCCGGAACTGCCGGGTGAACGCGACGACGAACGGTCCCCGTGGCCGACGTGGCCGCTGGTCATGCGGACCTCCAGTGCCCATGCCGAGGGCGGCGAGCGCATGCATCAGGTGGCCGTGCAGCGATTCGTCGGCGACGCCGACGGCAATGTGACCGCGCTGGTGCTCGCGGAGGTCGAGATCCGGCGCGACGCCGACGGCCGTCGGGAGATCACGCCGGTCGGCGAAGAGTTCGAGATCCCTTGTGAGCTGGCGCTGTTCGCCATCGGTTTCGCCGGGGTGGAGCGGTCGGAGCTGTTGACCGACATGGGGATCGAACCCAACAAACGCGGTGCCATCACCTGCGGAAGTGACTGGCAGACCGACGCCGAGGGCGTGTTCGTCTGCGGTGACGCGCATCGCGGGGCGTCGCTGGTGGTCTGGGCCATCGCGGAAGGGCGTTCGGCGGCCCGCGCGGTGGACGAGTTCCTGGTCGGCGAGTCCGACCTCCCGTCGCCCGTCCGTCCGGCATCGTTACCGCTCTCGGTGCGGTGA
- a CDS encoding AMP-dependent synthetase/ligase, which yields MPASELITFPHQTGVAVATLPAAFQETVTVRPDAVALRTVGGLQEITWSEYARRVEAIAGGLAALGVRRGDTVGIMLTNRPEFHLVDTAALHLGAVPFSIYNTSSPQQVEYLFGNADNAVVVTEQAFLPTITAASTGVSTTIVVDGVASGAMSLADLEAMSAPAGFDLTASWQAVEPEDLATIIYTSGTTGPPKGVEITHRNIVAEMTALVDVVAAGFDDRAISYLPAAHIADRVSSHAANMMRGIQITTVPDPREIAAALPEVHPTFFFGVPRVWQKIRAGIEAKLADESSPVKKALAGWAFGVGAAAAEAELGGKGMGALGGVQHALADRLVLHKVRTTLGLDQVSFAGSGAAAIPPEVLKFFLGLGIPVLEVWGMSETTGVSTMTTSDNLKIGTVGTPVRGMEVRLADDGELLVRGPVVMKGYRKQPDKTAETIDADGWLSTGDIATIDDDGNVTIVDRKKELMINESGKNMSPTNIENAMKAASSLIGQVAAIGDARPYVSALVVLDPDAAAARAKMLNLGGADLTELSAHPDVVEEISVAIRTGNSRLSRVEQVKRFTIVPTAWDPGGDELTPTMKLRRNPIADKYATEIGALYETRPGGSVVDLRS from the coding sequence ATGCCCGCATCAGAACTGATCACGTTCCCCCATCAGACCGGTGTCGCAGTGGCGACGCTCCCGGCTGCCTTCCAGGAGACGGTCACCGTGCGGCCCGACGCGGTCGCGCTGCGCACGGTCGGTGGGCTCCAGGAGATCACCTGGTCTGAATACGCACGCCGCGTCGAGGCCATCGCCGGCGGTCTCGCGGCGCTCGGGGTGCGGCGTGGGGACACCGTCGGCATCATGCTGACCAACCGCCCGGAGTTCCACCTGGTCGACACCGCGGCGCTGCACCTCGGTGCGGTGCCGTTCTCCATCTACAACACGAGCTCACCCCAGCAGGTCGAGTATCTGTTCGGCAACGCCGACAATGCGGTGGTGGTCACCGAGCAGGCCTTCCTGCCGACCATCACCGCAGCGTCGACCGGTGTGTCGACCACGATAGTGGTCGACGGTGTGGCCTCCGGTGCGATGTCTCTCGCCGACCTCGAGGCGATGTCTGCGCCGGCAGGCTTCGACCTCACCGCATCGTGGCAGGCCGTCGAGCCCGAGGATCTGGCGACGATCATCTACACGTCGGGCACCACCGGTCCGCCGAAGGGGGTCGAGATCACCCACCGGAACATCGTCGCGGAGATGACGGCGCTCGTCGACGTGGTGGCCGCCGGGTTCGACGATCGGGCGATCTCGTATCTGCCCGCGGCGCACATCGCCGACCGCGTGTCATCACACGCGGCGAACATGATGCGTGGCATCCAGATCACCACGGTGCCCGACCCGCGCGAGATCGCGGCGGCGCTTCCCGAGGTGCACCCGACGTTCTTCTTCGGCGTTCCACGGGTATGGCAGAAGATCCGGGCGGGGATAGAGGCGAAGCTCGCCGACGAGTCGAGTCCGGTGAAGAAGGCCCTCGCCGGCTGGGCGTTCGGGGTCGGCGCCGCCGCCGCGGAGGCCGAACTCGGCGGCAAGGGAATGGGCGCGCTCGGCGGAGTCCAGCATGCTCTCGCCGACCGGCTCGTCCTCCACAAGGTGCGGACCACGCTCGGCCTCGACCAGGTGTCATTTGCCGGATCGGGTGCCGCGGCGATCCCGCCAGAGGTCCTGAAGTTCTTCCTGGGCCTGGGAATTCCGGTGCTCGAAGTGTGGGGGATGTCGGAGACCACCGGGGTCTCGACGATGACGACCAGCGACAATCTCAAGATCGGCACGGTGGGCACACCGGTGCGCGGGATGGAGGTCAGGCTCGCCGACGACGGAGAACTACTGGTGCGCGGCCCGGTCGTGATGAAGGGATACCGCAAACAACCGGACAAGACGGCCGAGACCATCGACGCCGACGGCTGGCTCTCCACCGGCGACATCGCGACGATCGACGACGACGGAAACGTGACGATCGTCGACCGCAAGAAGGAGCTGATGATCAACGAATCCGGAAAGAACATGTCGCCGACCAACATCGAGAACGCGATGAAGGCGGCGTCGTCGCTGATCGGTCAGGTGGCCGCGATCGGCGACGCCAGGCCGTATGTGTCGGCACTCGTGGTCCTCGATCCGGACGCGGCGGCCGCGCGCGCCAAGATGCTGAATCTGGGCGGTGCCGACCTCACCGAGTTGTCCGCACATCCCGACGTGGTCGAGGAGATCTCGGTGGCGATCCGGACGGGGAACAGCCGACTGTCCCGCGTCGAGCAGGTCAAGCGGTTCACCATCGTGCCGACGGCCTGGGATCCCGGCGGCGACGAGCTGACCCCGACGATGAAGCTGCGGCGCAACCCGATCGCCGACAAGTACGCCACCGAGATCGGTGCGCTGTACGAGACACGGCCGGGCGGGTCCGTCGTGGACCTCCGGTCATGA
- a CDS encoding ABC transporter ATP-binding protein/permease, translating to MEYSIDWGNEVWASLKWLAIAFGIAAAVTLVIGFLLARFSRWGGPLWSVIGGFFTGSKTRVAAWGLVIALTLLALFGVRVSVLFSYFSNDLYTALQTAAEGLASGGPQGADLLEMGKEAFWHSMAVFGILAAIHVARTMLEIYVGAAFEIRLRYWLTEGAAADWMAGRAFYRNRFVDLSAGLLRRRRFRRGKPDAKRKPADIHPGVDNPDQRIEADITNVASLGSSLFWGGGGSSTNGVLTACASIVSFTIILWDLSGPVTLGGVEIPRMMVWLVLVYVLVASVVAFAIGRPLIRLNFWRERLTANFRYALVRIRDGAENVALYRGERVEHAGLMNRFSAVVKNFWQIVHVQLAFVGWNFSVTQLSVVFPYLVQAPRFFDGQIKLGDMSQTASAFGEMHDALSFFRNAYDDFTALRASIIRLDGLADADARSRTLPEIKTVDREGAVALSDIDISTPSGDELIRSLNLSLAPGAALVVKGRSGSGKTTLLRGLAGLWPFIDGEFARPPGRQTLFLSQMPYIPLGDLRTAVAYPALPDDIGDEEIKTALEKVFLPHLIGRLDEEQDWVKVLSPGEQQRVAFARILLTRPQAVFMDEATSAVDEGLEFALYSLIRTELPETILVSVSHRSTTDQHHTEVLELTGGGAWTLNPTDAGPSLDKHS from the coding sequence GTGGAGTACAGCATCGACTGGGGTAACGAGGTGTGGGCCAGCCTCAAGTGGCTGGCCATCGCCTTCGGGATCGCCGCGGCGGTCACCCTCGTCATCGGTTTCCTGCTCGCCCGCTTCAGTCGCTGGGGCGGCCCCCTCTGGAGCGTCATCGGTGGGTTCTTCACCGGATCGAAGACCAGGGTCGCGGCGTGGGGACTCGTCATCGCCCTCACCCTGCTCGCGCTGTTCGGCGTGCGGGTCTCGGTGTTGTTCTCCTACTTCAGCAACGATCTGTACACCGCGTTGCAGACCGCTGCCGAGGGGTTGGCCTCCGGCGGCCCGCAGGGCGCGGACCTGCTCGAGATGGGCAAGGAGGCGTTCTGGCACTCGATGGCGGTGTTCGGCATCCTCGCCGCGATCCACGTCGCGCGCACGATGCTGGAGATCTACGTCGGCGCGGCCTTCGAGATCAGACTCCGGTACTGGCTCACCGAAGGTGCCGCAGCCGACTGGATGGCGGGCCGGGCCTTCTATCGCAACCGCTTCGTCGACCTCAGTGCCGGCTTGCTGCGCCGCAGGCGTTTTCGGCGCGGCAAGCCCGATGCCAAACGCAAGCCCGCCGACATCCATCCCGGAGTCGACAACCCCGATCAGCGCATCGAGGCCGACATCACCAATGTCGCCTCCCTCGGCTCGTCGCTGTTCTGGGGTGGTGGCGGGTCGTCGACCAACGGCGTCCTCACCGCGTGTGCCTCGATCGTGTCGTTCACGATCATCCTGTGGGACCTGTCGGGGCCGGTGACTCTCGGCGGGGTCGAGATACCGCGCATGATGGTCTGGCTGGTGCTGGTCTACGTGCTGGTGGCCAGCGTCGTGGCCTTCGCCATCGGTCGACCGTTGATCCGACTGAACTTCTGGCGCGAACGCCTCACGGCGAACTTCCGCTACGCGCTCGTCCGCATCCGCGACGGCGCCGAGAACGTCGCCCTGTATCGCGGCGAACGTGTCGAACACGCCGGCCTGATGAACCGATTCAGTGCCGTCGTCAAGAACTTCTGGCAAATTGTCCATGTGCAGCTGGCATTCGTGGGCTGGAACTTCAGCGTCACCCAGCTGTCGGTGGTGTTCCCGTATCTGGTGCAGGCGCCGCGGTTCTTCGACGGACAGATCAAGCTCGGCGACATGTCCCAGACGGCGTCGGCCTTCGGCGAGATGCACGACGCACTCTCGTTCTTCCGCAATGCCTATGACGATTTCACCGCCCTGCGCGCATCCATCATCCGTCTCGACGGGCTCGCCGACGCCGATGCACGGTCGCGCACACTGCCCGAGATCAAGACCGTGGACCGTGAGGGTGCGGTTGCGCTGTCCGACATCGACATCAGCACACCGAGCGGTGATGAACTGATCCGCTCGCTCAACCTGTCGCTGGCTCCCGGTGCGGCCCTGGTGGTCAAGGGCCGGTCGGGTTCGGGCAAGACCACTCTGCTGCGAGGCCTGGCCGGGCTGTGGCCCTTCATCGACGGCGAGTTCGCCCGGCCCCCGGGCCGGCAGACGTTGTTCCTCTCGCAGATGCCCTATATCCCGCTGGGCGATCTGCGGACGGCCGTCGCCTATCCGGCGCTGCCCGACGACATCGGCGACGAGGAGATCAAGACGGCGCTCGAGAAGGTGTTCCTGCCGCATCTCATCGGCCGCCTCGACGAGGAGCAGGACTGGGTGAAGGTGCTCTCGCCGGGCGAGCAGCAGCGTGTGGCGTTCGCCCGCATCCTGCTGACCCGTCCGCAGGCCGTCTTCATGGACGAGGCGACCTCTGCCGTCGACGAGGGACTCGAGTTCGCGTTGTACTCGCTCATCCGCACCGAACTCCCCGAGACGATCCTGGTGTCGGTGAGTCACCGCAGCACCACCGATCAGCACCACACCGAGGTCCTGGAACTGACAGGTGGAGGGGCGTGGACCCTGAACCCGACCGACGCGGGTCCTTCGTTAGACAAACATTCTTGA
- the eutC gene encoding ethanolamine ammonia-lyase subunit EutC, which yields MTSPRHNDLPEPGETSDVWAEMRKTTQARIGLGRAGNSLPSRRVLEFQAAHAAARDAVHDPLDAAAFAGTLADLGIGTPVVVTSQASTRSEYLRRPDLGRRPADLSEVPCADAEIGIVIADGLSPRAVVDHAHGLVAALLDVFDGRYSIAPPVIATQARVALGDHIGEALGVTTVIVIVGERPGLSVADSLGIYLTHLPRPGRTDADRNCISNIHPPDGLNYENAARTTAALVEGARRLGRSGVALKDTSRRSLETFDDPGAIDAC from the coding sequence ATGACATCGCCTCGCCACAACGATCTGCCCGAACCCGGCGAGACCTCGGACGTCTGGGCGGAGATGCGGAAGACCACGCAGGCGCGCATCGGCCTCGGGCGCGCCGGGAACTCGCTGCCGTCGCGGCGGGTGCTGGAGTTCCAGGCCGCACACGCCGCCGCACGCGACGCCGTCCATGACCCGCTCGACGCCGCGGCATTCGCGGGCACCCTCGCCGACCTCGGCATCGGGACACCGGTGGTCGTCACCAGCCAGGCGTCGACGCGCAGCGAGTATCTGCGTCGTCCCGACCTCGGCCGGCGGCCCGCGGATCTGTCCGAGGTGCCCTGCGCCGATGCCGAGATCGGCATCGTCATCGCCGACGGCTTGTCACCGCGCGCGGTCGTCGACCACGCACACGGCCTGGTCGCCGCGCTCCTCGACGTCTTCGACGGCCGCTACTCCATCGCCCCGCCGGTCATCGCCACGCAGGCGCGGGTGGCCCTCGGCGACCACATCGGTGAGGCGCTGGGAGTCACCACTGTCATCGTGATCGTCGGTGAGCGGCCCGGTCTCTCGGTCGCCGACAGCCTCGGGATCTACCTCACCCACCTGCCCAGACCCGGCCGGACCGACGCCGACCGAAACTGCATCTCCAACATCCACCCGCCCGACGGCCTGAACTACGAGAACGCCGCGCGCACCACCGCCGCGCTGGTCGAGGGCGCCCGCAGACTCGGCCGGTCGGGCGTCGCACTCAAGGACACGTCGCGTCGGTCCCTGGAGACGTTCGACGACCCAGGGGCCATCGACGCCTGCTAG
- a CDS encoding acyl-CoA thioesterase, with translation MTVEQAGDLGKLLALLDVERAGDDLFIGQHPEQVTARTFGGQLLGQGVVAAARTLTRGNPPIHALHAHFIRGGDVTKPMEYHVDRFRDGKSFANRQVTAEQDGEEIFTMLVAFQDNTSGLEHAVEIPQVPYPEELPTLGEHFEGYEDRIATFVNALHPIDIRFANDPSWKAKEAGHKLTDNRVWMRTDGAMPDDPVMHVAAMCYASDTTVLDSIITTHGLSWGIDRLFAATVNHSMWFHRDFRFDDWLLYATRSPVATGSRGMGSGRFWKRDGTLATSVVQEALIKYFPPKK, from the coding sequence ATGACCGTGGAACAGGCCGGGGATCTCGGCAAACTGCTCGCGCTGCTCGACGTCGAACGTGCCGGCGATGACCTGTTCATCGGGCAACACCCCGAACAGGTCACCGCACGGACGTTCGGCGGCCAGCTCCTCGGCCAGGGGGTGGTCGCCGCGGCGCGCACCCTCACGCGCGGCAACCCGCCGATCCACGCGCTGCACGCCCACTTCATCCGCGGCGGCGACGTCACCAAGCCGATGGAGTACCACGTCGACCGGTTCCGCGACGGCAAGTCCTTCGCCAATCGGCAGGTGACCGCCGAACAGGACGGCGAAGAGATCTTCACGATGCTGGTGGCGTTCCAGGACAACACCTCAGGACTCGAGCACGCCGTCGAGATCCCGCAGGTGCCGTATCCGGAGGAATTGCCCACTCTCGGTGAGCATTTCGAGGGCTACGAGGATCGCATCGCGACCTTCGTGAACGCCTTGCACCCCATCGACATCCGATTCGCCAACGATCCGAGCTGGAAGGCGAAGGAAGCGGGACACAAACTCACCGACAACCGGGTGTGGATGCGGACCGACGGTGCGATGCCCGACGACCCGGTGATGCACGTTGCCGCAATGTGTTACGCCTCCGACACCACGGTGCTCGACTCGATCATCACCACCCACGGACTGTCGTGGGGTATCGACCGGTTGTTCGCCGCGACCGTCAACCACTCGATGTGGTTCCACCGCGACTTCCGCTTCGACGACTGGCTCCTCTATGCGACGCGCTCGCCGGTGGCGACGGGGTCACGCGGGATGGGTTCGGGCCGGTTCTGGAAACGCGACGGCACCCTGGCGACGTCGGTCGTGCAGGAAGCGCTGATCAAGTACTTCCCGCCCAAGAAGTGA